One region of Coraliomargarita parva genomic DNA includes:
- the hemN gene encoding oxygen-independent coproporphyrinogen III oxidase → MQLSEQDLLLIDKYNRPGPRYTSYPPANHFKEYADPAPLLRSAAESDRPLSLYFHLPFCETLCWFCGCHMIPTLDRSKATDYLDLLEQELELFAKHLRPGREAVQLHFGGGTPNFFGPEQIDRLAAMIDRHFNFTADAEKSVELDPRRLSRAHVEAFARMGVSRASFGVQDSNPEVQKVIHRVQPQSMNVEAMQMLRDNGFESVNLDLIYGLPLQTPESFDRTLDEVLELKPDRFAIFNYAHVPWMRPAQKLLERAGLPDAKTKLELLKLCIERLTAEGYVYIGMDHFALPDDELVKAQREHSLQRNFQGYSTRAGVEICGFGISSISQGPNGYRQNEKDIESYRARLAQGELPITKGYESTEEDKLRADVIMRLMCDLSLDFKAFGERWGIDFREHFAEALSQLEGPASDGLIEWTAAGLAVTERGRLFIRNLAMCFDAYLEPAATGRYSRTV, encoded by the coding sequence ATGCAGCTCTCTGAACAGGACCTCTTGCTAATTGATAAGTATAACCGGCCGGGGCCGCGTTATACCAGTTACCCGCCCGCCAACCACTTCAAGGAATATGCCGATCCGGCTCCTTTGCTGCGCTCGGCTGCGGAGAGTGACCGTCCCTTGTCGCTGTATTTTCACCTGCCGTTTTGCGAGACGCTGTGCTGGTTCTGCGGTTGCCATATGATTCCGACGCTCGACCGGAGCAAGGCGACCGACTATCTGGACCTGCTGGAGCAGGAACTGGAACTGTTTGCCAAGCACCTGCGGCCGGGGCGCGAAGCCGTGCAGCTGCACTTTGGTGGGGGGACCCCGAATTTCTTTGGTCCGGAACAGATCGACCGCCTGGCGGCGATGATTGACCGACACTTTAACTTCACCGCAGATGCGGAGAAATCGGTCGAGTTGGATCCCCGGCGGCTGAGCCGTGCGCATGTCGAGGCCTTCGCCCGCATGGGAGTTAGCCGTGCGTCCTTCGGGGTGCAGGACAGTAACCCGGAGGTGCAGAAAGTCATTCACCGGGTACAGCCGCAGTCCATGAATGTCGAAGCCATGCAGATGCTGCGCGACAACGGTTTCGAGTCGGTCAACCTCGACCTGATCTACGGCCTGCCGTTGCAGACACCCGAGAGTTTCGACCGTACCCTCGACGAGGTCCTGGAACTGAAGCCGGATCGTTTTGCCATCTTCAATTACGCCCACGTGCCCTGGATGCGTCCCGCCCAGAAACTGTTGGAGCGGGCCGGCCTGCCGGATGCGAAGACCAAGCTCGAGCTACTCAAACTCTGCATCGAGCGGCTGACCGCGGAAGGCTACGTTTACATCGGGATGGACCACTTTGCGCTTCCGGACGACGAGCTGGTCAAGGCACAGCGGGAGCATTCACTTCAGCGGAACTTCCAGGGCTACAGCACGCGCGCCGGCGTTGAGATCTGTGGTTTCGGCATCTCAAGCATTTCGCAGGGGCCGAACGGCTACCGTCAGAACGAGAAGGACATCGAAAGCTACCGCGCGCGTCTGGCCCAGGGGGAGCTGCCGATCACCAAGGGCTACGAAAGCACGGAGGAGGACAAATTACGCGCCGATGTGATCATGCGCCTGATGTGTGATCTGTCGCTCGATTTCAAGGCCTTCGGTGAGCGCTGGGGGATCGATTTCCGGGAGCACTTCGCCGAGGCTTTGAGCCAGTTGGAAGGCCCCGCTTCGGACGGGCTGATCGAATGGACGGCTGCAGGACTGGCTGTGACCGAGCGCGGACGTCTCTTTATCCGCAATCTTGCCATGTGCTTTGACGCCTATCTGGAACCGGCCGCGACCGGGCGCTATTCGCGCACGGTCTGA
- a CDS encoding FAD-dependent oxidoreductase produces the protein MSSMIEKDICVYGASPAGLTAALQAKAAGKSVVLIATSRHIGGMLVEGLGSQDINNNGTQNQLVIGGLSREFYQRVGAKYGEAFTSKFECHVAEQVIEEWLVEANIEVFRNERLAERYSAVSKDGSRICEIETESGKRFRADVFIDATIEGDLMKWAGVSFATGREGNATYGESLNGIRETSFRQFEVDVDPYIIPGDPGSGLIATVQDTPKGNPGDGDKSIMGFCFRQCLTQDPDNQIPFQKPANYDPANYEIYRRYLAAGGTLFTPIIKLPKGKTDLGSWHDLSGNLYGYNHGWPDGSDAERQAIYDYHKDFIEGLYWFLCNDPAVPKSLQEEWSKWGLAADEFTDNDGWPRSLYIRTGRRMRSDYVITEAQTKGQEIAEDAIGVAWWPPDAHHTRRIVENGVVRDEGFFFEHEYVPFPISYRAMTPKPSECTNLLVPAALSSSYVGYGSVRLEWTQMICGQSAALAAVEAIEAKVDVQSIEYTKLRNRLLKAGQILEVPVQTVRE, from the coding sequence ATGTCTTCGATGATTGAAAAGGATATTTGCGTTTATGGAGCCTCCCCCGCCGGCCTAACCGCAGCGCTCCAAGCCAAGGCTGCAGGCAAATCGGTCGTGCTGATTGCGACTAGCCGGCACATCGGCGGCATGCTGGTCGAAGGACTCGGCAGTCAGGATATCAATAACAACGGCACGCAGAACCAGCTCGTGATCGGTGGGTTATCGCGCGAGTTTTATCAGCGGGTCGGGGCGAAATACGGCGAAGCATTCACCTCTAAATTCGAATGCCATGTCGCCGAGCAAGTGATCGAGGAATGGCTCGTCGAAGCAAATATCGAGGTCTTCCGGAATGAACGACTGGCTGAGCGCTACAGTGCAGTCAGCAAAGACGGAAGCCGTATTTGCGAAATCGAAACGGAGAGTGGCAAGCGTTTCCGGGCAGACGTCTTTATCGACGCCACCATCGAAGGCGACCTGATGAAATGGGCCGGTGTCTCCTTCGCAACCGGCCGTGAAGGCAACGCCACTTACGGTGAAAGCCTGAACGGGATTCGGGAAACCAGTTTCCGCCAGTTCGAGGTCGATGTTGACCCTTACATCATTCCCGGCGACCCCGGCAGCGGATTGATCGCAACGGTTCAGGATACGCCGAAAGGCAATCCGGGCGACGGCGACAAGAGTATCATGGGCTTCTGCTTCCGCCAGTGCCTGACGCAGGATCCGGACAACCAGATCCCCTTTCAAAAACCGGCCAACTACGATCCGGCCAACTACGAAATCTACCGTCGCTACCTCGCTGCCGGTGGGACACTGTTCACCCCGATCATCAAGTTACCCAAGGGGAAAACCGATCTGGGCAGCTGGCATGATTTATCCGGGAACCTCTATGGTTACAACCATGGGTGGCCGGATGGCAGCGATGCCGAGCGGCAAGCGATCTACGACTACCATAAGGATTTTATTGAGGGCCTGTATTGGTTCCTCTGCAACGACCCGGCGGTGCCGAAATCCTTACAAGAGGAATGGTCCAAATGGGGGCTCGCGGCTGACGAGTTCACGGACAATGACGGCTGGCCGCGCTCGCTCTATATCCGCACCGGACGGCGCATGCGTTCGGACTATGTGATCACCGAAGCGCAGACCAAAGGTCAGGAAATAGCCGAAGATGCCATCGGCGTCGCCTGGTGGCCACCCGACGCACACCACACGCGTCGTATTGTGGAGAATGGAGTCGTCCGCGATGAAGGCTTCTTCTTCGAGCACGAGTATGTGCCCTTCCCGATCAGTTACCGGGCCATGACGCCAAAGCCCTCCGAGTGCACCAACCTGCTCGTGCCGGCCGCACTCTCCAGCAGCTATGTCGGATACGGGTCGGTTCGCTTGGAATGGACGCAAATGATCTGCGGTCAGTCGGCCGCACTCGCCGCAGTGGAAGCCATCGAAGCGAAAGTCGATGTGCAATCCATCGAATATACGAAGCTGCGGAACCGCCTACTCAAGGCCGGCCAAATTCTGGAAGTGCCCGTTCAGACCGTGCGCGAATAG
- a CDS encoding PEP-CTERM sorting domain-containing protein, translating into MKKISLALLATGIAASSLSAENILINFGYTSKIYAGSNSPGHNAGDSTGTNWINLYQDAASGIEDEFGNATDLAIDFGSTTTATGTTLDYGIATKSANYNISGGVDADLLALFDSELGEGNAVRDSSISAGIGLSITGLDAGEYVFYVTSFRGDQTVNSTIDFNIYAGVSSNAITDFSSYSIGTIINSKAVSGWSYGDNYISGTFTIDGTNDTFSLLSNSDSYIGVLTSLEIIAVPEPSTYAAVAGGLALLLVAYRRRRA; encoded by the coding sequence ATGAAAAAAATCTCCCTAGCGCTTCTCGCAACCGGCATCGCAGCTTCCTCGCTTTCCGCCGAAAACATCCTGATCAATTTCGGCTATACCAGTAAGATTTACGCAGGCAGCAATTCTCCGGGTCACAACGCAGGTGACTCGACCGGCACAAATTGGATTAATCTGTATCAGGATGCCGCATCCGGGATCGAAGACGAATTCGGCAATGCAACCGACCTAGCGATTGATTTTGGATCCACCACCACCGCAACTGGCACAACACTGGATTATGGCATCGCAACAAAGTCGGCGAATTACAACATTTCGGGGGGGGTTGATGCGGATCTACTCGCCCTCTTTGATTCCGAACTCGGCGAAGGCAATGCAGTGCGAGACAGCAGTATCAGCGCCGGCATCGGCCTTTCCATAACAGGCCTGGATGCAGGGGAGTATGTATTCTATGTAACCTCATTCCGAGGCGACCAAACAGTCAACTCCACCATCGACTTCAACATTTACGCAGGCGTCAGCAGTAATGCGATTACTGATTTCTCCAGTTATTCGATCGGCACAATCATCAATTCCAAGGCAGTTAGCGGTTGGTCCTACGGCGACAACTATATCAGCGGCACATTTACAATTGATGGAACCAACGATACCTTCTCTTTGCTTTCCAACAGCGATTCCTACATCGGCGTGCTGACATCGCTAGAGATTATTGCCGTACCGGAACCGAGTACCTATGCAGCAGTAGCAGGTGGACTTGCTTTGCTACTCGTAGCCTATCGCCGTCGTCGCGCTTAG
- a CDS encoding helix-turn-helix transcriptional regulator: METSYRTMLGQLLRSRLSLEQVRHEQFPTGFSPSGQIVPSCRFILFMAGPVVYQVEGDEVTFDEGSVVFVPPWIWRDWKVVGDTPAELLWTVFRASERIFHPFDQLISNRPADFSLLRAGMERIFTLNPEKEKYDLLMEGELKAVLARFFLNLPEPAIDKEGVSGRHPEVDYSVRWLQAHYDVPTALAELQEQLTLHPDYFRDLFRRQIHESPNRYLTTLRMRAARYFLKDPTLSIKEVAARCGYTDALYFSRAYRKFWHHSPSQARG; the protein is encoded by the coding sequence ATGGAAACATCTTATCGGACCATGCTGGGGCAGCTTTTGAGGAGTCGTCTGAGCTTAGAGCAGGTGCGTCATGAGCAGTTTCCGACCGGATTTTCACCCTCCGGGCAGATCGTGCCTTCCTGTCGTTTCATCCTCTTTATGGCGGGACCTGTGGTCTATCAGGTGGAAGGGGATGAGGTGACTTTTGACGAAGGTTCGGTTGTCTTTGTGCCGCCCTGGATCTGGCGAGACTGGAAGGTGGTGGGGGACACGCCTGCCGAGTTGCTCTGGACTGTTTTCAGAGCGAGCGAGCGTATTTTTCATCCCTTCGATCAGTTGATCTCGAATCGACCGGCCGATTTTTCCCTCCTTCGGGCGGGGATGGAACGCATCTTTACCCTCAATCCGGAGAAGGAGAAATACGATTTACTCATGGAGGGGGAACTGAAAGCCGTCCTCGCACGTTTTTTCCTTAACCTGCCGGAGCCGGCAATAGACAAGGAAGGAGTTTCCGGTCGGCATCCGGAAGTCGATTACTCAGTTCGCTGGTTGCAGGCGCACTACGATGTCCCCACCGCTTTGGCCGAGCTGCAGGAGCAGTTGACCCTCCATCCCGATTATTTCCGCGATCTCTTTCGCCGCCAGATCCACGAGAGCCCGAACCGCTATCTCACCACGCTCCGAATGCGTGCCGCGCGCTATTTCCTGAAGGATCCGACACTTAGCATCAAAGAAGTAGCCGCCCGCTGCGGTTATACGGATGCCTTGTATTTCAGCCGGGCTTACCGCAAGTTCTGGCACCATTCACCCAGTCAGGCGCGTGGATGA